Proteins encoded together in one Paramagnetospirillum magnetotacticum MS-1 window:
- a CDS encoding DNA-3-methyladenine glycosylase I, whose product MSWYCDIAPGHPFHGPYHDQEYGFPLTDERALFERLCLEIFQAGLSWLIVLKKRPSMVAAFDGFDVDKVAAYGDSEMDRLLSDPGIIRNRRKLAAIVENARRLQALRAREGSFAAWIERHHPLSKEDWVRLFKSSFVFMGGEVVGEFLMSIGYLPGAHRADCPVCLKLVSINPPWIQVGEDFYSK is encoded by the coding sequence ATGTCTTGGTATTGCGATATCGCGCCCGGCCACCCATTCCACGGTCCCTATCACGATCAGGAATACGGCTTCCCCCTCACCGACGAACGGGCGCTGTTCGAGCGTCTGTGCCTGGAGATCTTCCAGGCGGGGCTTTCCTGGCTGATCGTTCTGAAGAAGCGTCCGTCCATGGTGGCGGCCTTCGACGGCTTTGATGTGGACAAGGTGGCGGCCTATGGCGATTCCGAGATGGATCGTCTGCTAAGCGATCCCGGAATCATCCGCAACCGGCGCAAGCTGGCGGCCATCGTTGAGAACGCCCGGCGGCTTCAGGCCCTGCGGGCCCGCGAAGGCAGTTTCGCCGCCTGGATCGAGCGTCACCACCCGCTGTCCAAGGAGGACTGGGTCAGGCTGTTCAAATCCAGCTTCGTCTTCATGGGCGGCGAGGTGGTGGGGGAATTCCTGATGAGCATCGGTTATCTGCCGGGAGCTCACCGCGCGGATTGCCCCGTATGCTTAAAGCTGGTTTCCATCAATCCGCCCTGGATACAGGTGGGGGAAGACTTCTATTCAAAATAG
- a CDS encoding penicillin acylase family protein produces MPEHAANDKTSAVSKPDNPDFVRIGDTMSPWARIANTIALVLLLGGSALFVVVMGSLPRIEGHHPVSGILLKTAITRDSVGIPSIKAETSHDAYFAMGWVHAQDRMWQMEASRRLGSGRLAELVGEPGLASDRYMRTLGLYQAAERSLGALAEPTRSALQSYADGINGWLSHNSHRLPPEFSLLGVKPEPWTPADSMVWQKIMAMTLSGNWHDDVLRSQLARNLDPKRLQELFPAYPADAPVTLSAEGGKALLDLAPDALRPMPASNVWVVSGARTRSGKPLLAGDPHLAFRAPVLWYLAQVEMPGLKLAGATVPGLPFHLIAQNGRIAWSFTSTQADTVDLFVEKLAGESGYRTPEGTRPFLARTETIKVKGKPDVTLIVRETRHGPVISDLLAQDVAGKDEVIALSSSALGQTDTSIQALHLLNQAVDWTGFNKAVRDLQAPALNIAYADTAGNIGFVTAGRIPIRKSGNGTVPARGWTGEGDWTGWVPAAKLPQVLNPKSGLLINANNKVVGDKYPYLITATWPDGYRAARIRELLGERRGLTIEDMSAIQADAVSAQAIELKDLLTGIEFKDPHARDMAHKIAEWDGKADRDRPEPLIFAAWMDRLNRAILADELKESFSAFEPVRAQVLVDILTRRRHWCDDITTPEAESCDDLIERSLGKALTDLEATWGKDSKTWRWGAAHPARFSHPLLGHVPVLGGMADLQVPSDGDDFTVSRGTYRAEDNATRFPQIHGAGLRAVFDLADLADSRFVIATGQSGNPLSRHYSDMLPAWSANRLFRLGHDPKHSVLTLERGR; encoded by the coding sequence GTGCCGGAACACGCCGCGAATGACAAGACCTCGGCCGTAAGCAAACCCGACAACCCGGATTTCGTGCGCATCGGCGACACCATGTCCCCTTGGGCGAGGATTGCCAATACCATCGCCCTTGTCCTGCTCCTGGGTGGTTCGGCCCTGTTCGTCGTGGTGATGGGCTCGCTGCCGCGCATCGAAGGGCATCACCCGGTCTCGGGAATCCTACTGAAGACCGCCATCACCCGCGACAGCGTCGGCATCCCCAGCATCAAGGCCGAGACCAGTCATGACGCCTATTTCGCCATGGGCTGGGTCCATGCCCAGGACCGCATGTGGCAGATGGAGGCCTCTCGGCGCTTAGGGAGCGGACGGCTGGCCGAACTGGTGGGCGAGCCGGGTCTGGCCAGTGACCGCTATATGCGCACGCTCGGCCTCTATCAGGCGGCGGAGCGCTCGCTGGGGGCTCTGGCGGAACCGACCCGCTCGGCGCTGCAATCCTACGCCGATGGCATCAATGGCTGGCTCTCCCACAACAGCCACCGCCTGCCACCCGAGTTCAGTCTGTTGGGCGTCAAGCCCGAGCCCTGGACCCCCGCTGATTCCATGGTCTGGCAAAAGATCATGGCCATGACCCTGTCGGGAAACTGGCACGACGACGTCTTGCGCAGCCAACTGGCGCGAAACCTGGACCCAAAGCGGCTGCAGGAACTGTTCCCCGCCTATCCCGCCGATGCGCCGGTGACCCTGTCGGCCGAGGGCGGCAAGGCTTTGCTGGACCTCGCCCCCGACGCGCTGCGCCCCATGCCCGCCTCCAATGTCTGGGTGGTGAGCGGGGCCCGCACCCGCTCGGGAAAGCCCCTGCTGGCTGGCGATCCCCATCTGGCCTTTCGCGCCCCCGTCCTATGGTATCTGGCGCAAGTGGAGATGCCCGGCCTCAAACTGGCGGGCGCCACCGTTCCCGGCCTGCCCTTTCACCTGATCGCCCAAAATGGCCGCATCGCCTGGAGTTTCACCTCCACCCAGGCCGACACCGTCGATCTGTTCGTGGAAAAGCTGGCGGGCGAATCCGGCTACCGCACCCCCGAAGGCACCAGACCTTTCCTCGCCCGCACCGAGACCATCAAGGTCAAGGGCAAGCCTGATGTGACGCTCATCGTGCGCGAAACCAGGCACGGGCCGGTGATTTCCGATCTTCTGGCCCAGGATGTCGCGGGCAAGGACGAGGTAATCGCCCTGTCCTCGTCCGCGCTTGGCCAGACCGATACCAGCATCCAGGCCCTGCATCTGCTGAATCAGGCCGTCGACTGGACCGGCTTTAACAAGGCGGTCAGGGATCTCCAGGCCCCGGCTCTCAACATCGCCTATGCCGACACCGCCGGAAATATCGGTTTTGTCACCGCCGGACGCATTCCCATCCGCAAATCCGGGAACGGCACCGTGCCCGCCCGCGGCTGGACCGGCGAAGGCGATTGGACCGGATGGGTGCCAGCGGCCAAGCTGCCGCAAGTCCTGAACCCCAAATCCGGCCTGCTGATCAACGCCAACAACAAGGTGGTGGGCGATAAATATCCCTATCTGATCACCGCCACCTGGCCCGACGGCTATCGCGCCGCCCGCATCCGGGAATTGCTGGGCGAGCGCCGCGGACTGACCATTGAAGACATGTCGGCCATTCAGGCCGATGCGGTGTCGGCCCAGGCCATCGAACTCAAGGATTTGCTGACCGGCATCGAGTTCAAGGATCCCCACGCCCGCGACATGGCGCACAAGATCGCCGAATGGGACGGCAAGGCCGACCGCGACCGGCCCGAGCCGCTGATCTTCGCAGCCTGGATGGATCGCCTGAACCGCGCCATCCTGGCCGATGAACTGAAGGAGTCCTTTTCCGCCTTCGAGCCGGTGCGGGCCCAGGTTCTGGTGGATATCCTGACCCGCCGCCGTCACTGGTGCGACGACATCACCACGCCCGAGGCCGAAAGCTGCGACGACCTGATCGAGCGCAGCCTGGGCAAGGCCCTAACCGATCTGGAAGCCACCTGGGGCAAGGACAGCAAGACCTGGCGCTGGGGTGCCGCCCATCCGGCCCGCTTCTCCCATCCCCTCTTGGGGCATGTTCCGGTGCTGGGCGGCATGGCCGATCTGCAGGTGCCATCCGACGGCGACGATTTCACCGTGTCGCGCGGCACCTATCGCGCCGAGGACAACGCCACCCGCTTCCCCCAGATTCACGGGGCGGGCCTGCGCGCGGTATTCGATCTGGCCGATCTGGCCGACAGCCGCTTCGTCATCGCTACCGGCCAGTCAGGCAACCCGCTGTCGCGCCACTATTCCGACATGCTGCCAGCCTGGAGCGCCAACCGCCTCTTTCGCCTGGGGCATGATCCCAAGCACTCGGTGCTGACCCTGGAACGGGGACGGTGA
- the mce gene encoding methylmalonyl-CoA epimerase gives MIGKLNHVAIAVPDLAAATALYRDTLGAKVSAPVAQPAHGVTVVFVELPNTKVELLHPMGEKSPIAGFLEKNPSGGIHHICYEVEDILAARDKLKATGARVLGDGEPKIGAHDKPVLFLHPKDFNGTLVELEQA, from the coding sequence ATGATCGGTAAGTTGAACCATGTTGCCATCGCCGTGCCCGATCTGGCCGCCGCCACCGCACTCTATCGCGACACTCTGGGAGCCAAGGTCTCCGCTCCGGTGGCGCAGCCTGCCCATGGCGTGACGGTGGTGTTCGTGGAACTGCCCAACACCAAGGTGGAACTGCTTCATCCCATGGGCGAAAAGTCCCCCATCGCCGGTTTCCTCGAAAAGAATCCGTCGGGAGGTATCCATCACATCTGCTACGAGGTGGAAGACATCCTGGCCGCCCGCGACAAACTGAAGGCCACCGGCGCCCGCGTTCTGGGCGACGGCGAGCCCAAGATCGGCGCCCATGACAAGCCGGTTCTGTTCCTGCATCCCAAGGATTTCAACGGCACTCTGGTGGAACTGGAACAGGCCTGA
- a CDS encoding flavin reductase family protein, with product MSLDPRSFRKTLGCFASGVTVVTTLTPGGNEPVGVTVSAFTSLSLDPPLVLFCLGNTTSSMDAFKTFGHFAINILSEHQRDLSIRFASRSEDKWKSIAWSGWNSGVPILSGCLANLECSLVNVADGGDHQIFIGKVEKMKHQEGGSPLVYFRGSYMDPHTPSLTDVV from the coding sequence ATGTCCCTTGACCCCCGTTCCTTTCGCAAGACTTTGGGCTGTTTCGCTTCGGGCGTTACGGTGGTGACCACCTTGACGCCCGGCGGCAACGAGCCGGTGGGGGTCACGGTCAGCGCTTTTACCTCCCTGTCGCTGGATCCGCCGCTGGTGCTGTTCTGCCTGGGCAACACGACGTCGAGCATGGACGCGTTCAAGACCTTCGGGCATTTCGCCATCAACATCTTGTCGGAACACCAGCGCGACCTCTCCATCCGCTTCGCCAGCCGGTCGGAAGATAAGTGGAAGTCCATCGCCTGGAGCGGGTGGAACAGCGGCGTTCCCATTCTCTCGGGGTGCCTGGCCAATCTGGAATGCTCGCTCGTCAATGTGGCTGACGGTGGAGATCACCAGATTTTTATCGGCAAGGTGGAGAAGATGAAGCATCAGGAGGGCGGCAGCCCCCTGGTCTATTTCCGTGGAAGCTATATGGATCCGCACACGCCGTCGCTTACCGACGTGGTCTGA
- the motA gene encoding flagellar motor stator protein MotA, translating to MFAIIGIVVTFVSVIGGYAAPGGHLGVLFQPFEWLIIIGAAVGSLLLGNPKTVILGIGKNIGLVFKGAHHGKDDYIELLSVLYAVFKLAKTKGDLALESHVEKPDESPLFGKFPKFSSDHHTRTFFCDYLRLLTLGTSNAHELESIIDGELEAHHKHYHEIAHAVNLMGDAMPALGIVAAVLGVIHTMGSITEPPEVLGHLIGAALVGTFSGVLISYAFIAPIARNMQLCFDSDHYYFMAIKAGLLGHMQGYAPQVSIEFARKILPDELRPTFQELEETVTNLPPD from the coding sequence ATGTTCGCAATCATCGGCATCGTCGTGACATTCGTCAGCGTCATCGGCGGTTATGCTGCACCGGGCGGCCATCTTGGCGTTCTGTTCCAGCCTTTCGAGTGGCTGATCATCATCGGCGCCGCCGTCGGCTCACTCCTGCTTGGCAATCCCAAGACCGTCATTCTCGGCATCGGCAAGAATATCGGTCTGGTGTTCAAGGGCGCCCATCACGGCAAGGACGACTATATCGAACTGCTATCGGTGCTGTACGCCGTGTTCAAACTGGCCAAGACCAAGGGCGATCTGGCCCTGGAAAGCCATGTGGAAAAGCCCGACGAAAGCCCGCTGTTCGGCAAGTTTCCCAAATTCAGTTCGGACCACCACACCCGGACCTTCTTCTGTGACTATCTGCGGCTGCTCACTCTGGGCACCAGCAATGCGCACGAGTTGGAATCCATCATCGATGGCGAGCTTGAAGCCCACCACAAGCACTATCACGAGATCGCCCACGCGGTGAATCTGATGGGCGACGCCATGCCCGCCCTGGGCATCGTGGCGGCGGTGCTGGGCGTTATTCACACCATGGGCTCCATCACCGAGCCACCGGAAGTTCTGGGCCATCTCATCGGCGCGGCGCTGGTGGGCACGTTCTCGGGCGTGCTGATTTCCTATGCTTTCATCGCCCCCATCGCGCGCAACATGCAGCTGTGTTTCGATTCGGACCATTACTACTTCATGGCCATCAAGGCCGGGCTGCTGGGTCACATGCAGGGCTATGCGCCGCAGGTCTCCATCGAATTCGCCCGCAAGATCCTGCCCGACGAGTTGCGCCCGACCTTCCAGGAATTGGAAGAGACCGTCACCAACCTGCCACCC